A region of Massilia sp. WG5 DNA encodes the following proteins:
- a CDS encoding M48 family metallopeptidase, whose protein sequence is MTSHKMDATQLELFAQELFAALKPVVAPPTPTPAPARPPAPLFKAPPTPTRSLPAPPVGPNDPPLRKIQLGSHTVHYALRRSARRSHGFMISDDGLHVTSPKRAPMDDIERAIRAKQSWILTKLFERAERRTLREQRTPVEWVDGARLPYLGGEIVLRLEEAARSHCVFDADSRELRLGVTQGLSEWQVRERVKLWFQAEAKRTFGERLDLYAPRVGVRYQAFALSSAGTRWGSCTVAGNIRLNWKLIHYPLALLDYVVVHELAHLREMNHSPAFWAVVGEVFPDYDGAKAALRKRSIEMPVLFPD, encoded by the coding sequence ATGACCTCCCATAAGATGGACGCGACACAGCTCGAGCTGTTCGCGCAAGAATTGTTCGCGGCGCTCAAACCCGTCGTCGCGCCGCCGACGCCGACGCCGGCGCCGGCCAGGCCGCCGGCCCCGCTGTTCAAGGCGCCGCCCACGCCAACCCGTAGCCTGCCCGCGCCGCCGGTCGGCCCGAACGACCCGCCGCTGCGGAAGATCCAGCTCGGTTCGCACACCGTCCACTACGCCCTGCGCCGTTCGGCGCGGCGTTCGCACGGCTTCATGATCAGCGACGACGGCCTGCACGTGACCTCGCCGAAGCGCGCGCCGATGGACGATATCGAGCGCGCCATCCGCGCCAAGCAAAGCTGGATCCTGACCAAGCTGTTCGAACGCGCCGAGCGGCGCACGTTGCGCGAGCAGCGCACGCCGGTGGAATGGGTCGACGGCGCGCGCCTGCCCTACCTGGGGGGCGAGATCGTGCTGCGCCTGGAGGAGGCCGCGCGCAGCCACTGCGTGTTCGATGCGGACTCGCGCGAGCTGCGCCTGGGCGTGACGCAGGGGCTGTCGGAGTGGCAGGTCCGCGAACGCGTCAAGCTGTGGTTCCAGGCCGAGGCGAAGCGCACGTTCGGCGAACGCCTGGACCTGTACGCGCCGCGCGTGGGCGTACGCTATCAGGCTTTCGCGCTGTCGTCGGCGGGCACGCGCTGGGGCTCGTGCACGGTCGCCGGCAACATCCGCCTGAACTGGAAGCTGATCCACTACCCGCTGGCGCTGCTGGATTACGTGGTGGTGCACGAACTGGCCCACCTGCGCGAAATGAACCACAGCCCGGCATTCTGGGCCGTGGTCGGCGAAGTCTTCCCAGACTACGACGGCGCCAAGGCGGCGCTCAGGAAGCGGTCGATCGAGATGCCGGTGCTGTTTCCCGATTAA
- the glyS gene encoding glycine--tRNA ligase subunit beta: MNQTLLVELQTEELPPKALVKLGAAFANGIANGLKARDFLEADSVVTAYATPRRLAVSITNVRATSPDKAIREKVLPVAVALDKDGNPTAPLAKKLAALGFPDLKISDLERAQDGKAESFFYSHTAPGGVLADGLQPVLEESVAKLPIPKLMSYQRPGGETVQFVRPVHSLLALHGDAVVPLSLLGLSSGRATLGHRFLSNGQPFEIAHPDQYATTLKEQGKVVASAEERKESIRTQLLAKAGADQVLMPEALLDEVAALVEWPVVYECRFEEVFLSVPQECLILTMQTNQKYFALTDSAGKLRSRFLIVSNLQTDDPSAIVGGNERVVRPRLSDAKFFFEQDKKKSLESRLPLLANVVYHNKLGTQLERTQRVTRLAGAIARRLGYDMLLAERGAQLAKADLLTDMVGEFPELQGIMGTYYARNDGEHEEVALAASEHYQPRFSGDALPSTNTGLAVALADKLETLVGIWSIGLQPTGEKDPFALRRHALGVMRMLVEKRLALGISELLLDAAGVFDTMAAFKDPSQEVTAFMLDRLRGMLRDRGFSPNEVEAVLAQNPDRVDDVVQRLEAVQSFAALPESASLAAANKRITNILKKNEEALAQAGSVDPALLQDEAEKKLYASMQRVQPEVDAAFERGDFSGTLKTLAQLRDDVDAFFNDVMVMAEDVKLRNNRLALLAILHRMMNRVADISKLAA; the protein is encoded by the coding sequence ATGAACCAGACCTTACTTGTCGAACTGCAGACCGAAGAGCTGCCGCCGAAGGCCCTCGTCAAACTGGGCGCCGCATTTGCGAACGGCATCGCCAATGGCCTGAAGGCGCGCGACTTCCTCGAAGCCGACAGCGTCGTCACCGCTTACGCCACCCCGCGCCGCCTGGCGGTATCGATCACCAATGTGCGCGCCACCTCGCCGGACAAGGCGATCCGCGAGAAGGTGCTGCCGGTCGCGGTGGCCCTGGACAAGGACGGCAACCCGACCGCGCCGCTGGCCAAGAAGCTGGCCGCGCTGGGCTTCCCCGACCTGAAGATTTCCGACCTCGAACGCGCCCAGGACGGCAAGGCCGAGAGCTTCTTCTACAGCCATACCGCCCCCGGCGGCGTGCTGGCCGACGGGCTGCAGCCGGTGCTGGAGGAATCCGTCGCCAAGCTGCCGATCCCGAAGCTCATGAGCTACCAGCGGCCAGGCGGCGAGACCGTGCAGTTCGTGCGCCCGGTCCACTCGCTGCTGGCCCTGCACGGCGATGCCGTCGTGCCGCTGTCGCTGCTCGGCCTGTCGAGCGGCCGCGCGACCCTGGGCCACCGCTTCCTGTCGAACGGCCAGCCGTTCGAGATCGCCCATCCCGACCAGTACGCCACCACGCTGAAGGAGCAGGGCAAGGTCGTCGCCAGCGCCGAAGAGCGCAAGGAATCGATCCGCACCCAGCTGCTGGCCAAGGCCGGCGCCGACCAGGTGCTGATGCCGGAAGCGCTGCTGGACGAAGTCGCCGCCCTGGTCGAATGGCCGGTGGTGTACGAGTGCCGGTTCGAGGAAGTGTTCCTGTCGGTGCCGCAGGAATGCCTGATCCTGACCATGCAGACCAACCAGAAGTACTTCGCGCTGACGGACAGCGCCGGCAAGCTGCGCTCGCGCTTCCTGATCGTCTCGAACCTGCAGACCGACGACCCCAGCGCCATCGTCGGCGGCAACGAGCGCGTGGTGCGCCCGCGCCTGTCGGACGCCAAGTTCTTCTTCGAGCAGGACAAGAAGAAGTCGCTGGAGTCGCGCCTGCCGCTGCTGGCCAACGTGGTCTACCACAACAAGCTCGGCACCCAGCTCGAGCGCACCCAGCGCGTGACCCGCCTGGCCGGCGCCATCGCGCGCCGCCTGGGCTACGACATGCTGCTGGCCGAACGCGGCGCCCAGCTGGCCAAGGCCGACCTGCTGACCGACATGGTCGGCGAGTTCCCGGAGCTGCAGGGCATCATGGGCACCTACTATGCCCGCAACGACGGCGAGCACGAAGAAGTGGCGCTGGCCGCTTCCGAACACTACCAGCCGCGCTTCTCGGGCGACGCCCTGCCGTCGACGAATACCGGCCTGGCCGTGGCCCTGGCCGACAAGCTGGAAACCCTGGTCGGCATCTGGTCGATCGGCCTGCAGCCGACCGGCGAGAAGGACCCGTTCGCACTGCGCCGCCATGCGCTGGGCGTGATGCGCATGCTGGTCGAGAAGCGCCTGGCGCTGGGCATTTCCGAATTGCTGCTTGACGCCGCCGGCGTGTTCGACACCATGGCCGCTTTCAAGGATCCGAGCCAGGAAGTGACGGCCTTCATGCTGGACCGCCTGCGCGGCATGCTGCGCGACCGCGGCTTCTCGCCGAACGAGGTGGAAGCGGTGCTGGCCCAGAACCCGGACCGCGTCGACGACGTGGTGCAGCGCCTGGAAGCCGTGCAGTCCTTCGCCGCGCTGCCGGAAAGCGCCTCGCTGGCGGCCGCCAACAAGCGCATCACCAACATCCTCAAGAAGAACGAGGAAGCGCTGGCCCAGGCCGGCTCGGTCGACCCCGCCCTGCTGCAGGACGAGGCCGAGAAGAAGCTGTACGCCAGCATGCAGCGCGTGCAGCCCGAGGTCGACGCCGCCTTCGAGCGCGGCGACTTCAGCGGCACGCTCAAGACCCTGGCCCAGCTGCGCGACGACGTCGACGCCTTCTTCAACGACGTGATGGTGATGGCCGAGGACGTCAAGCTGCGCAACAACCGCCTGGCCCTGCTCGCCATCCTGCACCGCATGATGAACCGCGTGGCCGACATCTCGAAGCTGGCCGCATGA
- a CDS encoding YcxB family protein, producing MLWSNRARAGGNVDGDAALMDAPEMMTDLGVDAMPPAPIPIVHPPAALYSLHFWVRYTLAEYTRFMWEHGGYLIRRRHIRWPMGLYLRIKSTLAAAVHFALLRRGRRTYEFTIDQHGIVRTSDTGVTLIGWEDVARIRTYTNGFMMVLKRGTLPIPFRCLSAKEVDAMKGIAAARAAGELQLRGAL from the coding sequence ATGTTGTGGTCTAATCGTGCGCGAGCGGGCGGCAACGTGGATGGCGACGCCGCGCTCATGGACGCGCCTGAAATGATGACGGATCTGGGAGTCGATGCAATGCCGCCGGCCCCGATTCCGATCGTGCATCCGCCCGCAGCGCTGTACAGCCTGCATTTCTGGGTCCGCTATACGCTGGCCGAATACACCCGCTTCATGTGGGAACATGGCGGCTACCTGATCCGCCGCCGCCACATCCGCTGGCCGATGGGCCTCTACCTGCGCATCAAGAGCACCCTGGCGGCAGCAGTGCACTTCGCGCTGCTGCGCCGCGGACGGCGCACTTACGAATTCACCATCGACCAGCACGGCATCGTGCGCACCAGCGACACCGGCGTGACCCTGATCGGCTGGGAGGATGTGGCGCGCATCCGCACCTACACGAATGGCTTCATGATGGTGCTCAAGCGCGGCACGCTGCCGATTCCCTTCCGCTGCCTGAGCGCGAAGGAAGTCGATGCGATGAAGGGGATCGCCGCGGCGCGCGCGGCGGGTGAACTGCAGCTGCGCGGCGCCCTTTAA
- the gmhB gene encoding D-glycero-beta-D-manno-heptose 1,7-bisphosphate 7-phosphatase, with translation MKLVILDRDGVINHDSPEFIKSPAEWIPIPGSLEAIARLNQAGYRVVVASNQSGIARELFDITTLNAIHQKMHAAAQLVGADIDAIFFCPHAAIDNCDCRKPKAGMFEEISKRFKLSLKGVPTVGDSLRDLQAGFISGCVPYLVLTGKGEKTHATGGLPPGTQVFPDLAAMVTAFLKQSAASPPSA, from the coding sequence ATGAAGCTGGTCATCCTCGACCGGGACGGCGTCATCAACCATGACTCCCCCGAATTCATCAAGTCGCCCGCCGAGTGGATCCCGATCCCGGGATCGCTCGAGGCGATCGCGCGCCTGAACCAGGCCGGCTACCGTGTGGTGGTGGCGTCGAACCAGTCCGGCATCGCGCGCGAGCTGTTCGACATCACCACGCTGAACGCGATCCACCAGAAGATGCACGCGGCGGCCCAGCTGGTCGGGGCCGACATCGACGCCATTTTCTTCTGCCCGCACGCGGCGATCGATAACTGCGATTGCCGCAAGCCGAAGGCCGGGATGTTCGAGGAAATCAGCAAGCGCTTCAAGCTCAGCCTGAAGGGCGTGCCGACCGTCGGCGACTCGCTGCGCGACCTGCAGGCCGGCTTCATCAGCGGCTGCGTGCCCTACCTGGTCCTGACCGGCAAGGGCGAAAAAACCCATGCGACCGGCGGCCTGCCGCCGGGCACCCAGGTCTTCCCCGACCTGGCCGCGATGGTGACGGCCTTCCTCAAGCAATCTGCCGCTAGCCCGCCCTCTGCCTGA
- the glyQ gene encoding glycine--tRNA ligase subunit alpha, whose protein sequence is MLTFQQIILTLQTYWDKQGCALLQPYDMEVGAGTFHTGTFLRAIGPEPWRAAYVQPSRRPKDGRYGENPNRLQHYYQYQVALKPAPENILDLYLGSLEALGLDLKKNDVRFVEDDWESPTLGAWGLGWEVWLNGMEVTQFTYFQQVGGLDCKPVLGEITYGIERLAMYLQGVENVYDLVWTDWEENGVTKRLLYGDVFHQNEVEQSTYNFEHSNTELLFQAFNNHESEAKRLIELALTLPAYEQIMKASHSFNLLDARGAISVTERAAYIGRVRTLSRLVAQAYYDSREKLGFPMLPKAV, encoded by the coding sequence ATGCTCACATTCCAACAAATCATTTTGACCTTGCAAACCTACTGGGACAAGCAAGGTTGCGCCCTGCTCCAGCCGTACGACATGGAAGTCGGCGCGGGCACTTTCCACACCGGCACCTTCCTGCGCGCGATCGGCCCCGAACCCTGGCGCGCCGCCTACGTGCAGCCCTCGCGCCGCCCGAAGGACGGCCGCTACGGCGAGAACCCGAACCGCCTGCAGCACTATTACCAGTACCAGGTGGCGCTCAAGCCGGCCCCGGAAAACATCCTCGACCTCTACCTCGGCTCGCTGGAAGCGCTGGGCCTGGACCTGAAGAAGAACGACGTCCGCTTCGTCGAGGACGACTGGGAAAGCCCGACCCTGGGCGCCTGGGGCCTGGGCTGGGAAGTCTGGCTGAACGGCATGGAAGTGACCCAGTTCACCTACTTCCAGCAGGTCGGCGGCCTGGATTGCAAGCCGGTGCTGGGCGAGATCACCTACGGCATCGAGCGTCTCGCGATGTACCTGCAGGGCGTGGAAAACGTCTACGACCTGGTATGGACCGATTGGGAAGAGAACGGGGTCACCAAGCGCCTGTTGTACGGCGACGTGTTCCACCAGAACGAGGTCGAACAGTCGACCTACAACTTCGAACACTCGAACACCGAACTGCTGTTCCAGGCCTTTAACAACCACGAGTCCGAAGCCAAGCGCCTGATCGAACTGGCGCTGACCCTGCCGGCCTACGAGCAGATCATGAAGGCCTCGCACAGCTTCAACCTGCTGGACGCGCGCGGCGCGATCTCCGTCACCGAGCGCGCCGCCTACATCGGCCGCGTACGCACGCTGTCGCGCCTGGTCGCCCAGGCCTATTACGATTCGCGCGAGAAGCTCGGCTTCCCGATGCTGCCCAAAGCCGTTTAA
- the waaA gene encoding lipid IV(A) 3-deoxy-D-manno-octulosonic acid transferase, whose protein sequence is MRLFYSFMWWLALPLVLGRLWWRGRREPGYRSHLGERLGFYGPRPGPDRQLRRTIMVHAVSVGETRAAEPLIEALLRAWPDCRILLTHMTPTGRATGKALFGKHGERVVQSFLPYDTGFMVGRFLRHFTPSICILMETEVWPNLIAGCASHDVPVALVNARLSERSLRRGRRFGGLMMEAARGITLAAAQTEADAARIASLGAPRVAVTGSIKFDVVPPETALQTGAMLRARFAQRPVLLCASTREGEEALILDAWRALADKPAGMLLLLVPRHPQRFDEVARMAEERGLGLARRSALPEQVDSEVLLGDSMGEMFAYYAACDCAFIGGSLLPLGGQNLIEACAVGKPVLVGQHTFNFLQATEEAVEAGAALRVPDADALMSEAARLLGDGAARARMGEQALAFAGRHRGATVRTVELLRQFIR, encoded by the coding sequence ATGCGGCTGTTCTACTCCTTCATGTGGTGGCTGGCGCTGCCGCTGGTGCTGGGCCGCCTGTGGTGGCGCGGGCGCCGGGAACCGGGCTACCGCAGCCACCTGGGCGAACGGCTGGGCTTCTATGGACCCAGGCCGGGCCCGGACCGGCAGCTGCGCCGTACGATCATGGTGCACGCGGTATCGGTCGGCGAAACCCGCGCCGCCGAGCCGCTCATCGAGGCCCTGCTGCGCGCCTGGCCGGACTGCCGGATCCTGCTGACCCATATGACGCCGACCGGCCGCGCCACCGGCAAGGCGTTGTTCGGCAAACACGGGGAGCGCGTGGTCCAGTCCTTCCTGCCCTACGATACCGGCTTCATGGTCGGGCGCTTCCTGCGCCATTTCACGCCCTCGATCTGCATCCTGATGGAGACCGAGGTGTGGCCGAACCTGATTGCCGGCTGCGCCAGCCACGATGTGCCGGTGGCGCTGGTGAACGCGCGCCTGTCGGAACGCTCGCTGCGGCGTGGCCGGCGCTTTGGCGGACTGATGATGGAAGCGGCGCGCGGGATCACGCTGGCGGCGGCCCAGACCGAGGCGGACGCGGCCCGCATCGCCTCGCTCGGCGCCCCGCGTGTGGCCGTCACCGGCAGCATCAAGTTCGACGTGGTGCCGCCCGAGACGGCGCTGCAGACCGGCGCCATGCTGCGCGCGCGTTTCGCGCAGCGACCGGTGCTGCTGTGCGCCTCGACCCGCGAGGGCGAAGAAGCGCTGATCCTCGATGCCTGGCGCGCGCTGGCGGACAAACCGGCCGGCATGCTGCTCCTGCTGGTGCCGCGCCATCCGCAGCGCTTCGACGAGGTTGCGCGCATGGCCGAAGAGCGCGGCCTGGGCCTGGCGCGCAGGTCGGCGCTGCCTGAACAGGTGGACAGCGAGGTCCTGCTGGGCGATTCGATGGGCGAGATGTTCGCCTACTACGCGGCCTGCGACTGCGCCTTCATCGGCGGCAGCCTGCTGCCGCTGGGCGGCCAGAACCTGATCGAAGCCTGCGCCGTCGGCAAGCCGGTGCTGGTCGGCCAGCACACCTTCAACTTCCTGCAGGCGACCGAAGAAGCCGTCGAGGCCGGCGCTGCGCTGCGCGTGCCCGATGCCGATGCGCTGATGAGCGAGGCGGCCCGGCTGCTGGGCGATGGCGCCGCACGTGCGCGCATGGGCGAACAGGCGCTGGCCTTCGCCGGCCGCCATCGCGGCGCGACCGTGCGCACTGTTGAACTCTTGCGACAATTTATTCGTTAG
- a CDS encoding 1-acyl-sn-glycerol-3-phosphate acyltransferase — MRTATLFLRSLLFTIIMIVATVVWACVCFLAAPFKYNTRFWITSRWNVFIIWCAKVICGIRYQFKGYENLPTGPAILLSKHQSAWETIFLLPNMTHPLVFVFKKEILYIPFFGWAMALLRMIPIDRKRGKRAFADVVRHGKRRLADGQWIIMFPEGTRIPVGQKGQYKSGGTRLAIAADAVVVPIAHNSGECWPKNSFIKRPGLITVSIGKPISPENHTPDSLMQEVENWIESEMRVISPHAY, encoded by the coding sequence TTGCGTACTGCCACCCTGTTCCTGCGCTCCCTGCTGTTCACGATCATCATGATCGTCGCCACGGTGGTCTGGGCCTGCGTCTGCTTCCTCGCTGCGCCCTTCAAGTACAACACGCGCTTCTGGATCACCTCGCGCTGGAACGTCTTCATCATCTGGTGTGCCAAGGTCATCTGCGGCATCCGCTACCAGTTCAAGGGCTACGAGAATCTGCCGACCGGCCCGGCGATCCTGCTGTCGAAGCACCAGTCGGCCTGGGAGACCATCTTCCTGCTGCCGAACATGACGCATCCGCTGGTCTTCGTCTTCAAGAAGGAAATCCTATACATCCCCTTCTTCGGCTGGGCCATGGCGCTGCTGCGCATGATCCCGATCGACCGCAAGCGCGGCAAGCGCGCCTTCGCCGACGTGGTCAGGCACGGCAAGCGGCGCCTGGCCGACGGCCAGTGGATCATCATGTTCCCCGAGGGGACCCGCATCCCGGTCGGCCAGAAAGGCCAGTACAAGAGCGGCGGCACGCGCCTGGCGATTGCCGCCGACGCCGTGGTCGTCCCGATCGCGCATAATTCAGGTGAGTGCTGGCCCAAGAACTCCTTCATCAAGAGGCCGGGCCTCATCACCGTCTCGATTGGCAAGCCGATATCGCCAGAAAACCACACTCCCGACAGTCTGATGCAAGAGGTCGAAAATTGGATAGAATCGGAAATGCGCGTCATTTCGCCCCACGCCTACTGA